A window from Purpureocillium takamizusanense chromosome 3, complete sequence encodes these proteins:
- a CDS encoding uncharacterized protein (COG:O~EggNog:ENOG50KOG1836) translates to MSDNKENVEVAPPQDAPPADAHAEPSTPKEATPTPEGTPKEAPKETPKGTPKANGESKAPVAAKRPGTAATSTTTTRRPGTASSSTGSKPATTAATTRTAGGMAKPPTRPPTTTTTTGRRSTAASISTASHRSRPSVSASEDEKKPTLGSAARRTSSIMSSPGRTPTDKKPATTTTTTAAAAARRPTASSTSATASPRTSTVAPRTGTTATSATRTATASRSAATTGTTEARKRLSTVGVPAAASATRTATRPAARSDASTASTKELEDLRSKVAAGTAEIETLKAQIKSSEETISELREQQAASAPAPSQDAEENPAQDSEDAVAALKSEHEATVATLEGRVGDVSDKLQAAEAELDKLKIDLAAAIGAKDSVESELEAVKKSLEMIQAESDEKLKASESALQKALDEQSAKIEELQSSLTGQHQSTIEELEAKHKEELAKGQSDASSHETVLSELKASHETVVADLQKKIDELTASHEALESANSDKSRSEQQAYNTQIATLESEIAELKARLEMSGKAAESTKGELDSFNEQLAQIQSDLAGKETALATAQEQITALEAKSTEAHTALADKENEISKLKAMHDERMKNLSQDYENEIESLRGDAFFKRKFEELEAQHNELKASSEEATASGGEALAAAKAEHAAAVEALEKKEKEHQATLDALRASHAEELESAKTGASADKSAHIGQIEALKSQHADELNVAKEQSEAALAKELEALKASHTEILDALKKEHANEKETTTAAHLAELASAKDAGSSAHVAELDSVRSELEAAKAELEKAQAESLEAVESARQELQEKHFAKVEELMNFNSEVMEQLEAKGVQARQELEQMTADHSKSLEDAIAEYKNSNTGLEDKIAQQAEANARLEKALEDAQGALAKAQAEVEEMGQQLAHEKMERMTALADLDALKSAKPDTSEADALRRELEALKKSHGEASSSVESTLKAKQDEVDAAQAQLTAAHETLAGMKDSLELAQKELEAHKAEAEARSKTAQADYKDLNDSMTALVEEANTNAKELQGKLEDTVKRAEDIEKRVNELEAQLKVKEAEVAEAKAKAGKPKGLASSRYAEEGGDEAAGTNGDESEGEEDDGDHSSAALASLSKARLTAKQIDALDREMRDRNLQLLNSITNPGTTQTS, encoded by the exons accacgacaaCTGGCCGCCGCTCAACGGCTGCCTCTATCTCTACCGCAAGCCACCGTAGCCGCCCGAGCGTGAGcgccagcgaggacgagaagaagccgaCCTTGggctccgccgcccggaGGACCAGCTCCATCATGTCCAGTCCTGGCCGGACCCCGACCGACAagaagccggcgacgacgacgacgaccaccgccgcggccgctgctcgtcggcccacggcttcgtcgacttCTGCGACCGCGAGCCCGAGGACCTCCACCGTTGCCCCTAGGaccggcaccaccgccacctcggcgacgcgaaCGGCCACCGCGTCGCGCTCGGCTGCGACTACGGGCACTACCGAGGCTCGCAAGCGACTCTCCACCGTCGGcgtgcccgctgccgcctctgcGACCCGAACGGCCACCCGCCCCGCTGCTAGGTCCGACGCCTCTACTGCTTCTaccaaggagctcgaggatcTTAGGTCCAAGGTCGCCGCGGGCACTGCTGAGATTGAGACCCTGAAGGCGCAGATCAAAAGCTCGGAGGAGACTATCTCGGAGCtccgcgagcagcaggcggctAGCGCTCCCGCTCCGAGCCAGGATGCCGAGGAGAACCCTGCCCAGGACAGCGAGGACGCTGTCGCGGCGCTCAAGTCGGAGCACGAGGCGACCGTGGCCACACTGGAGGGCCGCGTGGGCGACGTTTCCGACAAGCtgcaggcggccgaggcggagcttgACAAGCTTAAGATCGACCTGGCGGCTGCCATTGGCGCCAAGGACTCGGTCGAGtccgagctcgaggccgtgaAGAAGTCGCTGGAAATGATTCAGGCCGAGAGTGACGAAAAGCTCAAGGCCAGCGAAAGTGCTCTGCAGAAGGCTCTCGATGAGCAGTCCGCAAAgatcgaggagctgcagTCCTCCTTGACCGGGCAGCACCAGAGCACCATCGAGGAGCTAGAGGCTAAACACAAAGAGGAGCTTGCCAAGGGTCAGAGCGATGCGTCATCGCATGAGACTGTTCTGTCTGAGCTCAAGGCCAGCCACGAGACTGTTGTTGCTGATCTTCAAAAGAAGATTGACGAGCTCACCGCCTCGCACGAGGCGCTGGAGTCGGCGAACAGCGACAAGTCCCGCTCCGAACAGCAGGCTTACAATACGCAGATTGCGACATTGGAGAGCGAAatcgccgagctcaaggccaggCTTGAGATGTCCGGTAAAGCTGCCGAATCTACCAAGGGTGAGCTGGATTCGTTCAATGAGCAGCTCGCTCAGATCCAGAGTGACCTGGCCGGCAAGGAGACTGCCCTTGCCACGGCTCAGGAGCAGATCACGGCACTCGAGGCCAAGTCCACCGAGGCGCACACTGCCCTGGCCGACAAGGAGAACGAGATCtcgaagctcaaggccatgcaCGACGAACGCATGAAGAATCTGTCACAGGACTACGAGAACGAAATCGAAAGCCTGCGTGGCGATGCCTTCTTCAAGCGCAAgttcgaggagctcgaggctcAGCACAATGAGCTCAAGGCATCATCTGAGGAGGCgaccgccagcggcggcgaggccctcgccgctgcaaaggccgagcacgccgccgccgtcgaagcgctggagaagaaggaaaaagaGCATCAGGCGACgctcgatgcgctgcgcgcgagccacgccgaggagcttgagTCTGCCAAGACCGGCGCGTCTGCGGACAAGTCGGCGCACATTGGCCAGATTGAAGCCCTCAAGTCCCAACACGCCGATGAGCTGAACGTCGCTAAGGAGCAGAGCGAGGCAGCTCTCGCAAAGGAATTAGAGGCTCTCAAGGCCTCTCACACCGAgatcctcgacgcgctcAAGAAGGAGCATGCCAACGAGAAGGAAacgaccacggccgcccaCCTGGCAGAACTGGCTTCtgccaaggacgccggcTCCAGTGCCCATGTTGCCGAGCTGGACAGCGTTCGATCCGAACTTGAGGCAgccaaggccgagctggagaaggcgCAGGCTGAAAGCCTGGAGGCGGTAGAGTCGGCAAGGCAGGAGCTCCAGGAGAAGCACTTTGCCAAGGTTGAGGAGCTCATGAACTTCAACTCGGAGGTCATGGAACAGCTGGAGGCAAAGGGCGTTCAGGCAAGACAGGAATTGGAGCAAATGACAGCGGACCACTCCAAGTCCCTCGAGGATGCCATCGCCGAGTACAAGAACAGCAACACGGGTCTCGAGGACAAGATTGCACAGCAGGCGGAGGCCAACGCGAGGTTGGAGAAGGCGCTGGAAGACGCGCAAGGGGCTCTAGCCAAGGCACAagccgaggtggaggagatgggccagcagctcgcccacgaGAAGATGGAGCGTATGACTGCTCTCGCTGATCTGGATGCGCTGAAGAGCGCCAAACCCGACACCTCCGAGGCGGATGCCCTGCGCCGGGAACTCGAGGCCCTGAAGAAGTCACACGGCGAGGCAAGCTCGTCTGTGGAGTCGACActcaaggccaagcaggacgaggtcgacgccgcccaggcgcaGCTGACGGCAGCCCATGAGACCCTAGCCGGGATGAAGGACAGCCTGGAGCTTGCGCAGAAAGAATTGGAGGCACACAAAGCGGAAGCGGAGGCCCGATCCAAGACGGCGCAGGCAGACTACAAGGACCTGAACGACAGCATGACAGCGCTCGTTGAGGAGGCCAACACCAACGCCAAAGAGCTGCAAGGGAAGCTGGAGGACACGGTCAAGCGGGCCGAGGACATTGAGAAGCGCGTGAACGAActcgaggcgcagctcaaggtcaaggaggccgaggtggccgaggcaAAG GCAAAGGCCGGCAAGCCTAAGGGGCTGGCCAGCAGCCGATatgccgaggagggcggtgacgaggctgCTGGAACAAACGGTGATGAGTCGGAAGgtgaggaagacgacggagACCACTCTTCAGCGGCATTGGCTTCG CTAAGTAAAGCGCGCCTCACGGCGAAGCAGattgacgccctcgaccgtGAAATGAGGGACCGCAACCTTCA GCTTCTCAATTCGATCACGAACCCAGGGACCACGCAGACGTCATAG